The following coding sequences lie in one Arabidopsis thaliana chromosome 3, partial sequence genomic window:
- a CDS encoding vacuolar sorting-associated protein (DUF946) (Plant protein of unknown function (DUF946); CONTAINS InterPro DOMAIN/s: Protein of unknown function DUF946 (InterPro:IPR009291); BEST Arabidopsis thaliana protein match is: Plant protein of unknown function (DUF946) (TAIR:AT5G18490.1); Has 389 Blast hits to 369 proteins in 101 species: Archae - 0; Bacteria - 21; Metazoa - 15; Fungi - 143; Plants - 203; Viruses - 0; Other Eukaryotes - 7 (source: NCBI BLink).) gives MFGCDCFYWSRGISELDSESSEPKPFSLPAPLPSWPQGKGFATGRISLGEIEVVKITKFHRVWSSDSSHDKSKRATFYRADDIPEGFHCLGHYCQPTDQPLRGYVLAARTSKAVNADDFPPLKKPVSYSLVWSADSEKNGGGYFWLPNPPVGYRAMGVIVTHEPGEPETEEVRCVREDLTESCETSEMILEVGSSKKSNGSSSPFSVWSTRPCERGMLSQGVAVGSFFCCTYDLSSERTVPDIGCLKNLDPTLHAMPNLDQVHAVIEHFGPTVYFHPEEAYMPSSVQWFFKNGALLYRSGKSEGQPINSTGSNLPAGGCNDMDFWIDLPEDEEAKSNLKKGNLESSELYVHVKPALGGTFTDIVMWIFCPFNGPATLKIGLFTLPMTRIGEHVGDWEHFTFRICNFSGELWQMFFSQHSGGGWVDASDIEFVKDNKPAVYSSKHGHASFPHPGMYLQGSSKLGIGVRNDVAKSKYIVDSSQRYVIVAAEYLGKGAVIEPCWLQYMREWGPTIAYDSGSEINKIMNLLPLVVRFSIENIVDLFPIALYGEEGPTGPKEKDNWEGDEMC, from the exons ATGTTTGGGTGTGATTGTTTTTACTGGAGCAGAGGAATCTCCGAGTTGGATTCGGAATCGTCCGAGCCAAAGCCCTTCTCACTTCCGGCTCCTCTTCCTAGTTGGCCGCAAG GTAAAGGTTTTGCCACAGGAAGAATTAGCCTAGGAGAAATAGAAGTGGTGAAAATCACCAAGTTCCATCGAGTTTGGAGCTCTGATTCATCACACGACAAATCAAAACGTGCTACATTTTACAGAGCCGATGACATTCCAGAAGGATTCCATTGCCTTGGTCACTATTGCCAGCCAACCGATCAGCCCTTGAGAGGTTATGTACTTGCAGCTCGGACTAGCAAAGCCGTCAATGCTGATGATTTCCCGCCCTTGAAAAAGCCTGTGAGTTATTCTTTAGTTTGGAGTGCAGATTCAGAGAAAAATGGTGGTGGTTATTTCTGGCTACCTAATCCTCCGGTTGGTTACAGAGCAATGGGAGTTATTGTAACCCATGAACCAGGTGAACCTGAAACAGAGGAGGTCAGATGTGTAAGAGAGGATCTTACAGAGAGTTGTGAAACCTCTGAGATGATACTTGAGGTGGGTTCTTCGAAGAAGTCGAACGGCTCTAGTTCTCCTTTTAGTGTATGGAGCACCCGACCTTGCGAGAGAGGGATGCTGTCACAAGGTGTCGCTGTTGGGTCATTCTTTTGCTGCACGTATGATCTGTCGTCTGAGAGGACGGTCCCTGATATCGGATGCTTAAAGAATCTTGATCCGACCTTACACGCGATGCCAAATCTCGACCAGGTCCATGCGGTTATCGAACACTTCGGACCAACAGTCTACTTCCACCCAGAAGAGGCTTACATGCCTTCATCTGTACAATGGTTCTTTAAGAATGGAGCTTTGTTGTACCGGTCAGGGAAATCAGAAGGTCAACCGATTAACTCCACGGGCTCGAACTTGCCTGCTGGAGGATGCAATGATATGGATTTCTGGATAGATCTTCctgaagacgaagaagcaaAGAGTAATCTCAAGAAAGGAAACCTTGAAAGCTCGGAGCTTTACGTTCATGTGAAACCAGCACTTGGTGGAACTTTCACCGACATCGTTATGTGGATTTTCTGCCCCTTTAATGGCCCAGCCACGCTCAAAATCGGCCTATTCACGTTACCTATGACCCGCATAGGAGAACATGTCGGTGATTGGGAACATTTCACTTTCCGCATATGTAATTTCTCTGGTGAGCTTTGGCAAATGTTCTTTTCTCAGCATAGTGGTGGTGGTTGGGTTGATGCATCAGATATTGAGTTTGTGAAAGATAACAAACCGGCTGTGTACTCATCTAAACACGGACATGCGAGTTTCCCTCATCCAGGAATGTACCTCCAAGGCTCGTCAAAGCTCGGGATTGGAGTCAGAAACGATGTTGCAAAAAGCAAGTACATTGTGGATTCAAGCCAAAGGTATGTGATAGTAGCAGCTGAGTATTTAGGTAAAGGAGCTGTGATAGAGCCGTGCTGGTTACAGTATATGAGAGAATGGGGTCCGACCATTGCATATGATTCAGGGTCTGAGATCAATAAGATCatgaatcttcttcctttggtTGTTAGGTTCTCTATTGAGAacattgttgatttgtttccCATTGCTCTTTATGGAGAAGAAGGTCCCACAGGGCCAAAGGAGAAAGATAACTGGGAAGGAGATGAGATGTGCTGA
- a CDS encoding Calcium-dependent lipid-binding (CaLB domain) family protein (Calcium-dependent lipid-binding (CaLB domain) family protein; CONTAINS InterPro DOMAIN/s: C2 membrane targeting protein (InterPro:IPR018029), C2 calcium/lipid-binding domain, CaLB (InterPro:IPR008973), C2 calcium-dependent membrane targeting (InterPro:IPR000008); BEST Arabidopsis thaliana protein match is: Calcium-dependent lipid-binding (CaLB domain) family protein (TAIR:AT1G04540.1); Has 385 Blast hits to 364 proteins in 38 species: Archae - 0; Bacteria - 22; Metazoa - 10; Fungi - 6; Plants - 333; Viruses - 0; Other Eukaryotes - 14 (source: NCBI BLink).) — protein MGRLKFACPVLEINLISAQDLAPVSRNMKTYSVAWINTDPMRKLTTRVDQSNRANPIWNEKFVFRVNDKILYVDASAIVIEIYAAAWAKDALVGTVNVLLSDLFAPWSGFGDGNDGGGGNNNMRLVTLQIRRPSGRLQGFLRLGVALLDGGQRSMPLSIEVFDGSRKGERNSVKRDQEASRMMHRRTNSDQTDLTTSTNDYGVKTGVVTGNGGGGGGGGGIVVGADSMVNGSLCSSDIGPSASVVAAAIAQGLYNRQKTAVKAANKEDASSILEGKTEGIEHRVERWRAEKNGTGGAGGAAGSSDDSSGKGGAGRRRRRRRRKEKQQGRRNGGGEGKKGLFSCFGNVFGCEISITCGGGSGGEGDSTKKRYNNNKVVNLSAVDETFSHSAT, from the coding sequence atgggtCGGCTCAAGTTCGCATGTCCGGTTCTTGAGATCAATTTAATCTCAGCTCAAGACTTAGCCCCTGTCTCAAGAAACATGAAAACGTATTCCGTCGCTTGGATCAACACCGATCCTATGAGAAAACTCACCACGCGTGTTGATCAATCCAACAGAGCTAACCCTATATGGAACGAGAAGTTTGTGTTTCGTGTCAACGACAAGATTCTCTACGTTGACGCATCAGCGATTGTGATTGAGATCTACGCAGCGGCTTGGGCTAAAGATGCTCTTGTTGGTACTGTGAATGTTCTTCTCAGCGATCTTTTTGCTCCTTGGTCTGGTTTTGGTGATGGTAACGACGGTGGTGGTGGGAATAACAACATGAGGCTTGTGACTCTTCAGATTCGTCGTCCTTCAGGGAGGCTACAAGGGTTTTTACGTCTCGGTGTTGCACTTCTTGACGGTGGTCAACGGAGTATGCCTTTATCTATTGAGGTTTTCGATGGAAGTCGAAAAGGAGAGAGGAATAGTGTTAAAAGAGACCAAGAGGCTTCAAGAATGATGCATCGCCGTACGAATAGCGATCAAACGGATTTAACCACGTCTACGAATGATTACGGTGTGAAAACAGGGGTTGTTACTGGcaatggaggaggaggtggtggtggtggcggtaTTGTTGTTGGTGCGGATAGTATGGTTAATGGTTCGCTTTGTAGCTCTGATATTGGACCATCAGCGTCTGTGGTTGCGGCTGCGATTGCGCAAGGGCTTTACAATAGACAGAAAACAGCGGTTAAAGCGGCTAACAAAGAGGACGCAAGTTCGATACTTGAAGGGAAAACAGAGGGAATTGAGCATAGAGTTGAACGGTGGAGAGCAGAGAAAAATGGCACGGGTGGAGCGGGTGGAGCGGCTGGATCAAGCGATGATTCTAGCGGGAAAGGAGGAGcgggaaggagaagaaggaggaggagaagaaaggagaaacaacaAGGGAGGAGAAACGGTGGAGGAGAGGGTAAGAAAGggttgttttcatgttttggaAACGTGTTTGGATGTGAGATTTCGATAACATGTGGCGGTGGAAGCGGCGGAGAAGGAGACAGCACAAAGAAGAgatataataacaataaagTAGTAAATCTTAGTGCTGTAGACGAAACGTTTAGTCATTCTGCGACTTGA
- the PDLP4 gene encoding plasmodesmata-located protein 4 (plasmodesmata-located protein 4 (PDLP4); CONTAINS InterPro DOMAIN/s: Protein of unknown function DUF26 (InterPro:IPR002902); BEST Arabidopsis thaliana protein match is: plasmodesmata-located protein 2 (TAIR:AT1G04520.1); Has 35333 Blast hits to 34131 proteins in 2444 species: Archae - 798; Bacteria - 22429; Metazoa - 974; Fungi - 991; Plants - 531; Viruses - 0; Other Eukaryotes - 9610 (source: NCBI BLink).), protein MVVHLISLLTQTLALIILSLPSIINTSQLDYDTLVFKQCDPLDANILQKATTKSPNYSNQNLFLRAQALSSFLRKLESESSRSKFLKTLVGNEKHAVSGWFQCREDYPSEICHKCVGDLREISSRSCGNATSARIHLRGCHLIYKFERIDTPGALNNHHKYKLFETPEHGLIHKICDGATAETFPGFEEMRTEALTAAETGVVDGHGFYEDSYKLLHVVAQCDGHVEACDCGECISSAAAAAAEECRWSIAGQIYLEGCHVGYTYHPHELPNDSYHEEGSKVNTGKSLAIVVGGVAALVFVAIFFMFLKSLRKKGDDC, encoded by the exons ATGGTTGTCCACTTGATCTCTCTCCTCACACAAACCCTAGCCCTAATCATTCTGTCTCTTCCCTCTATCATCAACACTTCTCAACTTGATTACGACACTCTTGTTTTCAAACAATGCGATCCATTGGACGCAAACATCCTCCaaaaagcaacaacaaaatctcCAAATTACTCGAATCAGAATCTCTTTCTTCGTGCACAAGccctttcttctttcttacgCAAACTCGAATCAGAATCCTCTCGATCTAAATTCTTGAAGACTCTAGTTGGTAACGAAAAACACGCTGTCTCTGGATGGTTCCAATGCAGAGAAGATTATCCGAGTGAGATCTGCCATAAATGTGTTGGTGATCTTCGTGAAATTTCGTCTAGATCGTGTGGAAATGCCACGTCAGCTCGTATTCATCTTCGAGGATGTCATTTGATATACAAATTCGAACGTATTGATACCCCTGGCGCTC TTAATAATCATCACAAGTACAAGTTATTTGAGACCCCGGAACACGGTCTCATCCACAAGATATGCGATGGAGCTACCGCGGAGACTTTCCCCGGATTCGAAGAGATGAGGACGGAGGCACTCACTGCAGCCGAAACAGGAGTTGTTGACGGTCACGGATTCTATGAGGATAGCTACAAGCTCCTCCACGTTGTGGCTCAATGCGACGGCCACGTTGAAGCTTGCGATTGCGGCGAGTGCATAAGTTCAGCCGcggcagcagcagcagaagaGTGTCGGTGGTCCATAGCCGGACAAATATACTTAGAAGGGTGCCACGTCGGTTATACATATCACCCACATGAACTTCCCAATGATTCATACCACG AAGAAGGTTCAAAAGTAAACACGGGGAAGTCGTTGGCGATTGTTGTAGGAGGAGTAGCGGCATTGGTCTTTGTTGCTATCTTTTTTATGTTCCTAAAAAGCTTGCGGAAAAAAGGAGATG ATTGTTGA
- the PDLP4 gene encoding plasmodesmata-located protein 4 (plasmodesmata-located protein 4 (PDLP4); CONTAINS InterPro DOMAIN/s: Protein of unknown function DUF26 (InterPro:IPR002902); BEST Arabidopsis thaliana protein match is: plasmodesmata-located protein 3 (TAIR:AT2G33330.1); Has 317 Blast hits to 313 proteins in 13 species: Archae - 0; Bacteria - 0; Metazoa - 0; Fungi - 0; Plants - 317; Viruses - 0; Other Eukaryotes - 0 (source: NCBI BLink).): MVVHLISLLTQTLALIILSLPSIINTSQLDYDTLVFKQCDPLDANILQKATTKSPNYSNQNLFLRAQALSSFLRKLESESSRSKFLKTLVGNEKHAVSGWFQCREDYPSEICHKCVGDLREISSRSCGNATSARIHLRGCHLIYKFERIDTPGAQVNNHHKYKLFETPEHGLIHKICDGATAETFPGFEEMRTEALTAAETGVVDGHGFYEDSYKLLHVVAQCDGHVEACDCGECISSAAAAAAEECRWSIAGQIYLEGCHVGYTYHPHELPNDSYHEEGSKVNTGKSLAIVVGGVAALVFVAIFFMFLKSLRKKGDDC; this comes from the exons ATGGTTGTCCACTTGATCTCTCTCCTCACACAAACCCTAGCCCTAATCATTCTGTCTCTTCCCTCTATCATCAACACTTCTCAACTTGATTACGACACTCTTGTTTTCAAACAATGCGATCCATTGGACGCAAACATCCTCCaaaaagcaacaacaaaatctcCAAATTACTCGAATCAGAATCTCTTTCTTCGTGCACAAGccctttcttctttcttacgCAAACTCGAATCAGAATCCTCTCGATCTAAATTCTTGAAGACTCTAGTTGGTAACGAAAAACACGCTGTCTCTGGATGGTTCCAATGCAGAGAAGATTATCCGAGTGAGATCTGCCATAAATGTGTTGGTGATCTTCGTGAAATTTCGTCTAGATCGTGTGGAAATGCCACGTCAGCTCGTATTCATCTTCGAGGATGTCATTTGATATACAAATTCGAACGTATTGATACCCCTGGCGCTC AAGTTAATAATCATCACAAGTACAAGTTATTTGAGACCCCGGAACACGGTCTCATCCACAAGATATGCGATGGAGCTACCGCGGAGACTTTCCCCGGATTCGAAGAGATGAGGACGGAGGCACTCACTGCAGCCGAAACAGGAGTTGTTGACGGTCACGGATTCTATGAGGATAGCTACAAGCTCCTCCACGTTGTGGCTCAATGCGACGGCCACGTTGAAGCTTGCGATTGCGGCGAGTGCATAAGTTCAGCCGcggcagcagcagcagaagaGTGTCGGTGGTCCATAGCCGGACAAATATACTTAGAAGGGTGCCACGTCGGTTATACATATCACCCACATGAACTTCCCAATGATTCATACCACG AAGAAGGTTCAAAAGTAAACACGGGGAAGTCGTTGGCGATTGTTGTAGGAGGAGTAGCGGCATTGGTCTTTGTTGCTATCTTTTTTATGTTCCTAAAAAGCTTGCGGAAAAAAGGAGATG ATTGTTGA